The following DNA comes from Mastomys coucha isolate ucsf_1 unplaced genomic scaffold, UCSF_Mcou_1 pScaffold11, whole genome shotgun sequence.
AGAAGAGCGGGTGGTCCAGCTCCCTTGACTGAAAACCACAGgcctcttttctgtcttctgatcCAGGTAGGTGTGCATGCCTGTCTTTGTGTGACTATGGGTGTGTGGGGGGTAGGAAGGGTAGGGCTAAGATGTTCACAGGGCACAGGGCTCACTGAGGAGGCAGGGATCTAGTGACATGAGAACAAAGTGACCTCAGAAGTTCTGCCCCTTGGGCTTATGGCTAAGTGCAGGGCAACCAAGGTGTGCCCAAGTGCATGTGGTGGGGACAGTCTGGGTGAGAGAGGTCAGAGCGGCAGGGATATGCCTaatggagaagaggcagagactgaCAGTTGAGAGAAATACACAGCTAGAGATGATGGGCTGAGGACATCCCTTAAGGCAGAATGAAGGTCCCCATGCTTCCTACTTCTCCTGTTCCAAATGTCAGAGAGACGGTTATTATACCACTCTCCTCTGCCAGTCCCTTACACTCAGATAgtcacaccccacccccagtgttgGCCTGACTCCCCAAGCAGCAGCCTGTGATGTTGAAAGTAATGGAAATAACTTTGACCCAGAGGCAGCCCCAGCCAGCCATCTGGGGATCCTGGAGGCCACCTTGGGGAATATGCTTCATCTATCCAGTTTGCCTGGCAGCACTGGAGTGTTGAGCTGGGGACTCCCGTTTCTCTCAACTCCCTGCCCCTAGACAGCCTTTTCCAACCCCATCCCTGACCCACTGCCCGGACCTCAGAGTCCTTCAGTCACGCCCCACAGATCCACTATACTCAGATCCATTCCCAACATTCCCCCTTTCAACCTGTCTTTGAATGGTTGCTCCTAAGAGGAGAGGGGACCAGGTTATCTTGCAGGACCTGGACAGCTTTGCATCCTTGCCTGGACCCTGTTCTCCTTCAGCCTTATCTTTACCCTGCCATGCATAGCCTGGGAGTCCTGTGTTGGGGCTTTCAAAAGGAGGTTTTCCCTTCTTGTCTGTGGGCTGTCCTCAGGAGCTGCCCGGGGGCAGGCACAACTTCCTTCTGCTGATACCCACCCTATTCAGGCCCCACCCAAATGTCTCTCTCCCCAGCACAACTCCAGCTCAGGGGCTCTTTCCTGGTGTAGTGCAGGGGTCCTGGTTCAGACTCTGTTCTCAGGCCATCTGGACATCCCACAGCCTCTGACCCAGATACCTGGATTCTTGCTCTGGTTGCTATGGTGTTTTCtgcaagagacaggcagattgctTTCCTCTAGGGTCCTTGAATATGTATGTAACCTCCACAGAGCTGTCCAGGGAGAGCCGCCCCCCCTCTGACccaagaaaagagagagcaaaaCTCCATCCTGGGTTCTCTGATGTCAGGGGCAAGTGCCTATATTGTGGCTGCCGAATGGGCAGCTGTATGAGCTGTGAGTCGATCTGTAGCGGGTGGAAGCTGTGGggctaaaggaaaacacaaagtcCCTAAGGACTCAACGGGCCCTCAAATTAGAGTTCCGTCAGGCTGGCAGCGCCACCTGCTGGTTAGGAGGAGGAGAGCTGAGACCTCGCCCTTGTGGTTGGTTGCCTTAGGGAAAGCTGGACAGCCCGGATGAACCACTTCACACCTGCTCCTCCGGAGATGCAGCCGCACAGGCCTCCAGGCCCCAGAATATCTTTCTCTCGAAGCCACATGCTGGCGCACCACACCCACCAAAAGCTCGCTGCGGATGTGTCCTCCCTCATCCCTGTCATCAAGAAGACTGTCCATTTGGATGCCTTCCCCCAGAGCAATGTCCTACAGAATTCCAACCAGCCAAGCATTAGATCCAGCGCCTGGAGTATGTCCCAACAGGACACTGCCGTGGGGACCCTGAGTTCCATGCCTCCCAATAGTCTTATGCCCAGGAAACTCAGCTCTATTTCCTTAACAATTCGCCAGAAGGTCCAAACAGGGCCCCTAGATGCCTCACTTTCTCATTGGGAAGAATTGCCCAATTTGCACAAGGAGGCTGTCACccacagagaaaggaggctgTCTGCTTCAAGTTTGCCACTCATGACTCAAGTGTCACAGGTCAGGACCTCCTCTGAAGGCCATGGGAACCCAGGCCTTACCAAGTTCAGCAGAACACCCGCAGGGGATAAGCCTCTGGTGTCTTCATGTTTAACTTTACCTTTCCAAGCTCAGTTCACTCAGAGTTCATCAAGCCTTCCAGGGCCAGGTTCCATGGGTCAAGTTCCTACCAGAACCTCTCCAGGAAGAGGCAAGTGCAGGCCCAGGGGTATTCCCAGATCCAGAGCATACCTCCAAAGGGCTACCTCTGCTACAAACTTGTCTGTTGTGAGCACAAAACTAGAGAAAGCCAGAAATATAGGCTCAGTCGCTATCAACAGAAAAGAGTTAGTTAGCAATATGCCCACACCAAACCCATCCAAACTGGTCAGAAGCACAGAGCTTCCTATTCTGGATGCTAAGATGGACCTGGCCATCAATTTACCAGTAGCATCCAAGTCAGGAAAAGCCACAGA
Coding sequences within:
- the Septin3 gene encoding neuronal-specific septin-3 isoform X2, encoding MNHFTPAPPEMQPHRPPGPRISFSRSHMLAHHTHQKLAADVSSLIPVIKKTVHLDAFPQSNVLQNSNQPSIRSSAWSMSQQDTAVGTLSSMPPNSLMPRKLSSISLTIRQKVQTGPLDASLSHWEELPNLHKEAVTHRERRLSASSLPLMTQVSQVRTSSEGHGNPGLTKFSRTPAGDKPLVSSCLTLPFQAQFTQSSSSLPGPGSMGQVPTRTSPGRGKCRPRGIPRSRAYLQRATSATNLSVVSTKLEKARNIGSVAINRKELVSNMPTPNPSKLVRSTELPILDAKMDLAINLPVASKSGKATDSMTAGTARNLAKAETTKPCQVMNLVTAESDKRENVMLLSTGASNMALPTSDEAKGCIPRLDTVKALAGATGGKLDTTADSSALDTSGLGAAVDSVVLVHPDSASSETKPHIVNNLTISDTATSAASLTPSRSTDPAQDHAAVDASTDTIKELTSLDLARRPKGLPEARTDAAMSELVPEPRPKPAVPMKPVSINSNLLGYIGIDTIIEQMRKKTMKTGFDFNIMVVEKLS